The following proteins are co-located in the Pseudarthrobacter siccitolerans genome:
- a CDS encoding phospholipase D family protein: MRPLVHGAAYFARLHEELSALQAGDRVWFTDWRGDADERLTPDGPTIGELLARLARAGVEVRGLIWRSHGERISAPMSGRSNELLSRQVNDAGGEVLLDQRVRLFGCHHQKLVVIRRRDDPSRDVAFVGGIDLSHSRRDDADHAGDPQAVAMDSRYGKQPPWHDAALELRGPVVADVLELFAERWNDPHPLDHRTPYRMLLQRLADMPRHPKPLPETAPPPPSAGPHAVQLLRTYGVKHPPFPFAPGGERSVARAYTKAFAQARSLIYIEDQYLWSAEVADGIAAALQQNPGLNVIAVVPRYPDSDGPLGGPPKRVGQLRAIEKMRRVAPERFGVFNLENKAGTPIYVHAKICIIDDTWFTIGSDNFNRRSWTTDSELTCAVVDTSAGSEASRSLAHSLRLQLWAEHLGLDQNDPQLHDPAARLGLWKATADGLDQWHKNGHSSPRPRGQVRHHHPQPVPPLQRLWANPVNRFLVDPDGRPRKMRGTTEF, encoded by the coding sequence GTGCGGCCCCTGGTTCATGGGGCCGCCTACTTCGCCCGGCTGCATGAGGAGCTGTCGGCCCTTCAAGCCGGAGACCGGGTGTGGTTCACCGACTGGCGCGGCGACGCCGACGAGCGGCTCACACCGGACGGACCGACGATCGGAGAGTTGCTGGCGCGGCTGGCCCGGGCGGGAGTGGAAGTCCGCGGCCTGATCTGGAGATCCCACGGTGAGCGCATTTCGGCCCCGATGAGTGGCCGGTCCAACGAGCTCCTCAGCCGCCAGGTCAACGATGCCGGCGGCGAGGTGCTGTTGGATCAGCGGGTGCGCCTCTTCGGCTGCCATCACCAGAAACTGGTCGTCATCCGCCGCCGCGACGACCCGTCACGGGACGTCGCGTTCGTGGGCGGGATCGACCTTTCCCACAGCCGTCGGGACGACGCCGATCACGCGGGAGACCCGCAGGCGGTGGCCATGGATTCCCGGTACGGGAAACAACCACCTTGGCACGATGCCGCCCTCGAACTGCGCGGCCCGGTGGTGGCGGATGTCCTGGAGCTGTTCGCGGAACGGTGGAATGACCCCCATCCCCTGGACCACCGCACGCCGTACCGGATGCTGCTGCAACGCCTGGCGGATATGCCCCGGCACCCCAAACCCCTGCCGGAGACAGCGCCGCCACCGCCGTCGGCTGGCCCCCACGCAGTACAGCTGCTGCGCACCTACGGCGTAAAGCACCCACCGTTCCCGTTCGCTCCCGGCGGTGAGCGGAGCGTTGCCCGGGCCTACACAAAAGCTTTCGCCCAGGCCCGCTCGCTGATCTACATCGAGGACCAGTATCTGTGGTCCGCAGAGGTGGCCGATGGAATCGCAGCTGCCCTCCAACAGAACCCCGGGTTGAACGTGATCGCCGTGGTGCCGCGCTACCCGGACTCGGACGGTCCACTCGGAGGGCCGCCCAAACGGGTGGGACAGTTGCGTGCCATCGAAAAGATGCGCCGCGTTGCCCCCGAAAGATTCGGCGTCTTCAACCTGGAGAACAAGGCAGGGACCCCCATCTATGTCCACGCCAAGATCTGCATCATCGACGACACCTGGTTCACGATCGGGTCGGACAACTTCAACCGCCGGTCATGGACTACGGACAGCGAGCTTACCTGCGCGGTCGTCGACACCAGTGCCGGTTCTGAGGCTTCCCGCTCGTTGGCCCATTCGCTCCGGCTCCAACTTTGGGCCGAACACCTGGGCCTGGACCAGAATGACCCCCAGCTCCACGATCCGGCAGCCCGGCTAGGCCTGTGGAAAGCCACCGCCGACGGCCTGGACCAGTGGCACAAAAACGGGCACAGCTCGCCGCGCCCCAGGGGACAAGTGCGGCACCACCACCCGCAGCCGGTGCCGCCCCTCCAGCGTCTCTGGGCGAATCCTGTCAACAGGTTTCTGGTCGACCCGGACGGCCGCCCCCGCAAGATGCGCGGCACCACCGAGTTCTAG
- a CDS encoding GNAT family N-acetyltransferase yields MISIDRDDSTHGDVHQLLSEHLADMFATSPAESVHALDPSALSVPSITFWAAREDGGLLGCGALKLLESLAGLPRHGEIKSMRTAAAARGKGVATLMLRHILADARARNLERIYLETGTEDYFAPARRLYVRNGFTECPPFADYALDPNSVYMELRL; encoded by the coding sequence ATGATTTCCATTGACCGGGACGATTCCACACACGGTGATGTGCACCAGCTCCTTAGCGAACACCTGGCAGACATGTTCGCCACCTCGCCGGCCGAAAGCGTTCACGCCCTGGACCCCTCTGCACTGTCAGTACCGTCGATTACGTTCTGGGCGGCCCGTGAGGACGGCGGCCTGCTGGGCTGCGGCGCGCTTAAGCTCCTGGAATCCCTCGCCGGGCTCCCCAGACACGGCGAAATAAAGTCCATGCGGACCGCCGCGGCGGCACGGGGAAAGGGAGTGGCAACCCTCATGCTCCGGCATATCCTCGCCGACGCCCGCGCCCGGAACCTCGAGCGCATCTACCTTGAGACCGGCACCGAGGATTATTTCGCCCCCGCTCGGCGCCTGTATGTCCGGAACGGCTTCACCGAGTGCCCGCCTTTCGCGGACTATGCCCTGGATCCCAACAGCGTCTATATGGAACTGCGGCTCTAA
- a CDS encoding SDR family oxidoreductase: MTEQNTTHGQETTKGKKVWFITGAGRGLGTDIAKAALAAGHAVVATGRNPEKVTQAVGEHADLLAVKLDVTEPAEATAAIQAAVDRFGRIDVLVNNAGNFYAGFFEEITPADFRTQIETTMFGPMNVTRAALPVLRGQRSGLLVTISSTAGIAGGEFLTAYAASKFGVEGWAESLAPEVAPFGIRSMIVEPGFFRTELLTPESTSYADSAIEDYAERTEQTVKTWKSMDGQQWGDPAKLAAALIQLAELNEPPLRFAAGADAVDTFEARAKLLQDQADAHRDLSSNLAFSEA; this comes from the coding sequence ATGACTGAGCAGAACACCACACACGGGCAGGAAACCACGAAGGGCAAGAAGGTCTGGTTCATCACCGGCGCCGGCCGCGGGCTGGGCACTGACATCGCGAAGGCAGCCCTGGCGGCCGGCCACGCGGTGGTCGCTACCGGCCGCAACCCGGAAAAGGTCACCCAGGCCGTCGGTGAGCATGCGGATCTACTGGCCGTGAAGCTCGACGTCACCGAACCCGCAGAGGCGACGGCCGCCATCCAGGCAGCCGTGGACCGCTTCGGCCGGATCGACGTCCTCGTGAACAACGCCGGCAACTTCTACGCCGGGTTCTTCGAGGAAATCACGCCGGCGGACTTCCGGACACAGATCGAAACCACCATGTTCGGGCCGATGAACGTCACCCGCGCCGCCCTGCCGGTCCTCCGCGGCCAGCGCTCAGGCCTGCTGGTGACCATCTCCTCGACCGCCGGCATCGCAGGCGGCGAGTTCCTCACCGCCTATGCCGCGTCCAAGTTCGGCGTGGAGGGCTGGGCCGAGTCGCTGGCCCCGGAAGTCGCTCCGTTCGGCATTCGCAGCATGATTGTGGAACCCGGATTCTTCCGCACCGAGCTGCTCACCCCGGAATCCACCAGCTATGCGGACTCCGCCATCGAGGACTACGCCGAGCGCACCGAGCAGACCGTCAAAACCTGGAAGAGCATGGACGGCCAGCAGTGGGGAGACCCGGCCAAGCTGGCCGCTGCGCTGATCCAGCTGGCCGAGCTGAACGAGCCGCCATTGCGCTTCGCCGCAGGCGCCGACGCCGTGGATACTTTCGAGGCGCGGGCCAAGCTGCTTCAAGACCAAGCAGATGCCCACCGGGACCTCTCGAGCAACCTCGCCTTCAGCGAGGCCTGA
- a CDS encoding SRPBCC family protein, which yields MEHVEETVDVAVPVRTAYNQWTQFESFPQFMSGVESVTQLTDTTNHWVTKVGGVRREFDTEIVDQEPDDRIAWRSTDGKSHAGIIRFTPLDANHTKVKVHFEWAPETVTEKAGAALKIDEMQVKADMRKFKDFIESRGTETGGWRGEVEDSGPTGQF from the coding sequence ATGGAACACGTTGAAGAGACCGTTGACGTCGCTGTCCCGGTGCGGACCGCGTACAACCAGTGGACCCAGTTCGAATCCTTTCCGCAGTTCATGTCCGGTGTGGAATCCGTAACCCAGCTGACGGACACCACCAACCACTGGGTGACCAAGGTAGGTGGTGTTCGGCGGGAGTTCGATACTGAAATAGTCGACCAGGAGCCTGACGACCGGATCGCCTGGCGCAGCACCGACGGCAAGTCCCATGCCGGCATCATCAGGTTTACGCCGCTGGATGCCAACCATACGAAGGTCAAAGTCCATTTCGAATGGGCGCCCGAAACCGTCACCGAAAAAGCAGGCGCGGCCCTGAAGATCGACGAAATGCAGGTAAAGGCGGACATGCGGAAGTTCAAGGACTTCATCGAATCGCGCGGTACCGAAACCGGTGGCTGGCGTGGCGAAGTCGAGGATAGCGGCCCGACCGGGCAGTTCTAG
- the arfA gene encoding arabinosylfuranosidase ArfA: MSRARITLDRDFTIGEVPRRLFGSFVEHMGRCVYTGIYEPGHPEADENGFRLDVLKLVKELGATVIRYPGGNFVSGYNWEDGIGPRENRPSRLDGAWHTVESNAFGLHEFVDWSRQAGTEIMEAINLGTKGVDAAREIVEYANHPGGSYWSDLRAKNGHKDPFNIKLWCLGNEMDGPWQIGHKTAEEYGRLAQEAAKAMRFVDPDIELVACGSSNSGMPTFGAWEQTVLTHAYDEVDYVSLHAYYQEHNGDAGSFLASAVDTDYFIESVIATADAVRAKGKHKKHINLSFDEWNVWYQRGLDTEDQPRNVAKAGWREHPRVIEDKYNVTDAVVVGTLLNSLLRHGDRVKIANQAQLVNVISPIFSEENGPAWRQTIFHPFARMAELAKGQILRLSVDSDKYENARFGDTDLVDVSATWNEETGRIALFFANRGLEEAADIEVSLRGFDARQVLRAEVLEIPENGDRFTINTQSRPNQVGLKPLEEAKASGSELRATLPALSWAVIELDVIKN; the protein is encoded by the coding sequence ATGTCCCGCGCCCGGATTACCCTCGACCGTGACTTCACTATCGGCGAAGTACCCCGCCGCCTCTTTGGCTCCTTCGTGGAGCACATGGGCCGCTGCGTCTACACCGGCATCTACGAGCCGGGCCACCCTGAAGCGGATGAGAACGGCTTCCGCCTTGACGTCCTCAAGCTCGTCAAGGAACTCGGCGCCACCGTCATCCGCTATCCCGGCGGCAACTTCGTCTCGGGCTACAACTGGGAGGACGGCATCGGCCCGCGGGAGAACCGGCCCAGCCGCCTGGACGGCGCCTGGCACACCGTGGAGTCCAACGCCTTCGGCCTGCACGAATTCGTGGATTGGTCCCGCCAGGCCGGTACGGAAATCATGGAAGCCATCAACCTGGGCACCAAGGGAGTGGATGCGGCCCGCGAGATCGTGGAATATGCCAACCATCCGGGCGGCAGCTACTGGTCCGACCTCCGCGCGAAGAACGGCCACAAGGACCCGTTCAATATCAAGCTCTGGTGCCTGGGCAACGAGATGGACGGACCGTGGCAGATCGGCCACAAGACCGCCGAGGAATACGGCCGCCTGGCGCAGGAAGCCGCCAAGGCCATGCGCTTCGTTGACCCGGACATCGAACTGGTGGCCTGCGGAAGTTCCAACTCCGGCATGCCGACGTTCGGCGCCTGGGAGCAGACTGTCCTGACACACGCGTACGACGAGGTGGATTACGTCTCCCTCCACGCCTACTACCAGGAACACAACGGCGACGCCGGCAGCTTCCTCGCCAGCGCAGTGGACACCGACTATTTCATCGAATCAGTCATCGCGACTGCGGATGCGGTCCGCGCGAAGGGAAAGCACAAGAAGCACATCAACCTTTCCTTCGACGAGTGGAACGTCTGGTACCAGCGGGGCCTGGACACCGAAGACCAGCCACGCAACGTGGCAAAGGCGGGCTGGCGCGAGCACCCCCGGGTCATCGAGGACAAGTACAACGTGACGGACGCCGTGGTAGTGGGAACACTGCTAAATTCGTTGCTCCGGCACGGCGACCGCGTCAAAATCGCCAACCAGGCGCAGTTGGTCAACGTGATCTCACCGATCTTCAGCGAGGAAAACGGCCCGGCGTGGCGCCAGACCATCTTCCACCCGTTCGCCCGTATGGCAGAGCTGGCCAAGGGCCAGATCCTGCGCTTGTCCGTGGACTCGGACAAATACGAAAATGCCCGCTTCGGCGACACCGACCTTGTGGATGTCAGCGCCACGTGGAACGAGGAAACAGGCCGCATTGCGCTGTTCTTCGCAAACCGCGGCCTTGAGGAAGCGGCAGACATCGAAGTTTCACTGCGTGGGTTCGATGCCCGCCAGGTACTCCGCGCGGAGGTCTTGGAAATCCCCGAAAACGGAGACCGTTTCACCATCAACACCCAAAGCAGGCCGAACCAGGTGGGGCTCAAGCCGCTGGAAGAGGCTAAGGCGAGCGGCTCCGAACTCCGGGCAACACTCCCGGCGCTGTCCTGGGCTGTGATTGAGCTCGACGTCATCAAAAACTGA
- a CDS encoding carbohydrate ABC transporter permease, translated as MAIQTLSRPESGTSTSQVLRQPRKKITAGKIAAVVVAAIIAVLWLIPFAWATATAFKTETDAAAPKVSWLPPSGFTPEAFVKVFQDGNIPLWTWNSLYTSAAITAITLVISALVAYALSRIDFKGKKVLMTVIIASIIVPPPVLIIPLFYQMLALHMIDTSWAIILPQVIHPAMVFVLKKFFDQIPRELEEAAVMDGASRMRIFTQIILPLSRPILAAVAIFVFIGAWNNFLWPFIATNDGALLTLPVGLQTIKSAYGIQYAQNMASALLAALPLILVFLFFQRQIIKGVATTGLAGT; from the coding sequence ATGGCAATTCAGACGCTTAGCCGCCCCGAGTCAGGCACCAGCACCAGCCAGGTACTGCGCCAACCGCGCAAGAAAATAACCGCGGGCAAGATAGCCGCCGTCGTGGTCGCAGCGATTATCGCAGTCCTGTGGCTGATCCCCTTCGCCTGGGCCACCGCCACGGCTTTCAAGACCGAGACGGACGCCGCAGCTCCGAAGGTCAGTTGGCTGCCGCCGTCGGGCTTTACTCCCGAAGCATTCGTGAAGGTCTTCCAGGACGGCAACATCCCGCTCTGGACGTGGAATTCGCTCTACACCTCGGCGGCCATCACGGCCATCACCCTGGTGATCTCCGCGCTGGTGGCCTATGCACTTTCCCGGATCGACTTCAAGGGCAAGAAGGTGCTGATGACCGTGATCATCGCCTCCATCATTGTCCCTCCGCCGGTCCTGATCATCCCGCTTTTCTACCAAATGCTCGCCCTGCACATGATCGATACCTCCTGGGCGATCATCCTGCCGCAGGTCATCCACCCGGCCATGGTGTTCGTGCTCAAGAAATTCTTCGACCAGATTCCCCGCGAACTTGAAGAAGCCGCGGTGATGGACGGCGCCAGCCGCATGCGGATCTTCACCCAAATCATCCTGCCGCTGTCCCGGCCCATCCTGGCCGCCGTCGCCATCTTCGTGTTCATCGGCGCCTGGAACAACTTCCTGTGGCCGTTCATCGCCACTAACGACGGTGCACTCCTTACCTTGCCGGTGGGCCTGCAGACCATCAAGAGCGCCTACGGCATCCAGTACGCACAGAACATGGCGTCGGCTTTGCTCGCGGCGCTGCCGCTCATCCTCGTATTCCTCTTCTTCCAGCGCCAGATCATCAAGGGCGTCGCGACGACGGGCCTCGCCGGTACCTGA
- a CDS encoding helix-turn-helix transcriptional regulator: MDRKEEIREFLISRRAKISPDQARIPNYGELRRVPGLRREEVAELAGVSTDYYTRLERGSLRGVSDSVLEAVASALQLDDAERAHLMDLARTANAPSRRTSRRPLQQRVRPGVLRLLDGMTGVAAIVQNGRSDLLAANQLGLALYGPVFTSVESLGPEGSTRRPNQARYLFLDPGAGDFYPDWNAIAATTVAVLRLESGRNPHDRALNELIGELTTRSGLFAGLWAGHDVRIHTTGTKRFHHPVAGDLSLQFETLDLPGDEGQTVFTFSAEPGSASENALGFLASWAAAPSTPTDSAPETTTGGDRAGGSTLPGRAPAQPGTRNPGKTEPTHD, encoded by the coding sequence GTGGACAGGAAAGAAGAGATTCGTGAGTTCCTGATCTCGCGTCGTGCGAAGATCAGCCCGGACCAGGCCAGGATTCCCAACTACGGGGAGCTGCGTCGGGTGCCTGGGCTGCGCCGTGAGGAAGTGGCTGAGCTTGCCGGGGTGAGCACGGACTACTACACGCGGCTGGAACGGGGCAGCCTCCGCGGCGTCTCCGACTCGGTGCTCGAGGCGGTGGCCTCCGCCCTCCAGCTGGACGACGCCGAGCGGGCACACCTGATGGACCTGGCACGGACGGCCAACGCGCCGTCGCGCCGGACGTCCCGCCGGCCGCTGCAGCAACGGGTCCGTCCCGGTGTGCTGCGCCTGCTGGACGGGATGACGGGAGTGGCGGCCATAGTGCAGAACGGCCGTTCGGACTTGCTCGCCGCCAACCAGCTGGGCCTTGCCCTCTACGGGCCGGTGTTCACCTCGGTTGAGTCGTTGGGCCCGGAAGGATCCACCCGGCGCCCGAATCAGGCGCGGTACCTCTTCCTCGATCCGGGCGCGGGGGACTTCTACCCCGACTGGAACGCGATAGCGGCCACCACCGTGGCGGTGCTCCGGCTTGAATCCGGCCGGAACCCGCACGACAGGGCCCTGAACGAGCTGATTGGCGAACTGACCACGCGCAGCGGACTCTTTGCCGGGTTGTGGGCCGGGCACGATGTGCGCATCCACACCACGGGAACCAAGCGCTTCCACCACCCGGTAGCCGGCGACCTGTCCCTGCAGTTCGAGACGCTGGACCTCCCCGGCGACGAAGGGCAGACCGTCTTCACCTTCTCCGCGGAGCCGGGCTCCGCCTCCGAAAACGCGCTGGGATTCCTCGCCAGCTGGGCGGCGGCGCCGTCCACGCCAACGGACTCAGCACCAGAAACAACCACCGGCGGCGATCGTGCCGGCGGATCCACCCTCCCTGGGCGCGCCCCCGCGCAACCAGGAACCCGCAACCCAGGAAAGACAGAACCAACCCATGACTGA
- a CDS encoding phosphatidylinositol-specific phospholipase C/glycerophosphodiester phosphodiesterase family protein — MFVKSTLAAVAVLATLAGTATAPAQAEAPKPAPVVVGQPLAGTHAHNDYEHDRPLFDALEHGFTSIEADVWLVDGELRVAHDLADAKQGVTLESLYLDPLEDLVRSQPGHSVYPRWDGSLQLLIDIKSEGEATYAAIEQELADHRDIMSRYTSGNVKTGAVTAVISGNRPLATMQAQTKRFSFYDGRSADLTSGLPAALMPLVSDNWTKLFTWQGVGPMPEAERAKLRTFVAAAHANGYRVRFWATPDQSGEARDAVWTELADAGVDHINTDDLAGLQRFLTARTQ, encoded by the coding sequence GTGTTCGTGAAAAGCACCCTCGCCGCCGTCGCCGTCCTCGCCACCCTGGCCGGGACAGCCACAGCTCCCGCCCAGGCGGAGGCACCCAAGCCCGCGCCCGTCGTCGTCGGCCAGCCCCTTGCCGGGACACATGCCCACAACGACTATGAGCATGACCGCCCCCTGTTCGACGCGCTGGAGCATGGCTTCACCAGCATCGAAGCAGACGTGTGGCTGGTGGACGGCGAACTGCGGGTGGCCCACGACCTTGCCGACGCCAAGCAAGGCGTCACGCTCGAGAGCCTCTACCTTGACCCGCTCGAGGACCTGGTCCGGAGCCAGCCCGGCCACAGCGTCTACCCTCGATGGGACGGGAGCCTGCAGCTCCTGATCGACATCAAGAGCGAAGGCGAGGCCACCTACGCCGCCATCGAGCAGGAACTGGCTGACCACCGGGACATCATGAGCCGCTACACCAGCGGCAACGTGAAAACCGGCGCGGTCACCGCGGTCATCAGCGGCAACCGCCCGCTGGCCACCATGCAGGCACAGACTAAGCGGTTCAGCTTCTACGACGGCCGGTCCGCGGACCTCACCTCCGGCCTCCCCGCAGCACTGATGCCACTGGTCAGCGACAACTGGACCAAGCTCTTCACGTGGCAGGGTGTGGGACCCATGCCCGAAGCCGAGCGCGCCAAGCTGCGCACTTTCGTGGCTGCGGCCCATGCCAACGGCTACCGCGTCCGCTTCTGGGCCACCCCGGACCAGTCAGGCGAAGCCCGTGACGCCGTCTGGACCGAACTCGCCGACGCCGGCGTGGACCACATCAACACCGACGACCTCGCCGGGTTGCAGCGGTTCCTCACCGCCCGCACGCAGTAA
- a CDS encoding NYN domain-containing protein: protein MNAALTPSRRPGIRAAMFVDFDNVFTGLQALDPQAAKRFAEDPKHWADALSASGSGEGTRRFLIRNCYLNPMVYSKYRTYWTRAGFRVIDCPSLTQRGKSSTDINLVLDAMDALSGGGGIEEFFIASADADFTSLIQRFRAADRMTTVIAAGAVAFAYREMADHVVESHDFVAILNGTTAEPVDAAASVKQPQAPAAAKAKAKAHSPAIREVAEFVRTAPGPVVGAMVAHRALTADPSLKTDWGGFGKFGTWVSQIGKNVEYSAAQGGWVWDSKRFSSEDLPLPADMQPGIEERVTRVTDVPALSAAQFRQIFQAMAARLREHPPLTRAELSRKVRDDCVIAGQPVSRSAVSFVLQGLAYANFQFSEQSTPEELAAAWTGNVEELCRVALLEFDAAEKLAVRRWASGGLLDS from the coding sequence ATGAACGCGGCACTCACACCTTCCCGCCGGCCCGGCATCCGGGCGGCGATGTTTGTTGATTTCGACAACGTCTTCACCGGCCTCCAGGCTCTGGATCCGCAGGCGGCGAAGCGGTTTGCCGAAGACCCCAAACATTGGGCCGACGCCTTGTCAGCCAGTGGTTCCGGCGAGGGGACGCGGCGCTTCCTGATCCGCAACTGCTACCTGAACCCCATGGTGTACTCGAAGTACCGCACCTACTGGACCCGCGCCGGATTCCGCGTCATCGACTGCCCGTCCCTGACCCAGCGCGGAAAGAGCAGCACGGACATCAACCTGGTGCTCGATGCCATGGACGCGCTCTCCGGCGGCGGTGGCATCGAAGAGTTCTTCATCGCCTCGGCCGATGCCGATTTCACCTCCCTGATCCAGCGGTTCCGCGCCGCCGACCGGATGACCACCGTTATCGCAGCCGGCGCGGTGGCCTTCGCCTACCGGGAGATGGCGGACCACGTGGTGGAGTCCCATGATTTTGTTGCAATCCTCAACGGCACAACGGCTGAACCCGTCGATGCAGCAGCTTCCGTGAAGCAACCGCAGGCACCTGCCGCAGCCAAGGCAAAAGCAAAAGCCCACTCCCCCGCGATCCGGGAGGTGGCGGAGTTTGTCCGGACGGCACCTGGACCGGTCGTTGGCGCGATGGTGGCACACCGGGCCCTCACGGCCGATCCTTCCTTGAAGACGGACTGGGGCGGCTTCGGAAAGTTTGGGACGTGGGTTTCCCAGATCGGCAAGAACGTCGAGTATTCAGCGGCACAAGGCGGCTGGGTCTGGGACTCGAAGCGGTTCTCAAGCGAGGATCTTCCCCTGCCCGCCGACATGCAGCCGGGGATCGAGGAGCGGGTCACCCGGGTGACGGACGTGCCTGCACTTTCCGCGGCCCAGTTCCGGCAGATCTTCCAGGCCATGGCGGCCCGGCTGCGGGAGCATCCGCCGCTCACCCGCGCTGAACTGTCGCGGAAGGTGCGCGATGATTGCGTCATCGCAGGCCAGCCGGTCTCCCGCAGTGCCGTCAGCTTTGTCCTCCAGGGCCTGGCCTACGCCAACTTCCAGTTCAGCGAGCAGTCGACGCCGGAGGAGCTGGCGGCAGCGTGGACCGGGAACGTGGAAGAACTGTGCCGGGTGGCGCTGCTGGAATTCGACGCGGCGGAGAAGCTGGCGGTGCGGCGCTGGGCCAGCGGCGGGCTGCTGGACAGCTGA
- a CDS encoding serine hydrolase yields MNDGSAFPNRRTLLKTAGIGAASVAALPLLSACTGASAESVSSATAPASLLPVPPGQIEPLLDRRKVDHALAQLDGQIQSAMEHTGLPGMAVAVVYQDEVVYSKGFGVREVGKPEEISPDTVFQVASVSKPLASTVVAGLVGREVINWTDPVIEHNRSFALKDDYVTRNATFADLLSHRSGLRTASGDLLEDLGFDRAYILGHLNQEPLDTFRSSYNYSNFGYTEGGQAAADALKVTWEDLADEVLFRPLGMSASSYRYSDYERATNKATIHVPLGNKQWAAKYRRNADSEAPAGGASSSVRDLAQWLRLQLGNGSYEGKPVIDAAALQTSHVPHAVSGPASAPAARSRFYGLGWNVSYDDQARVQLGHSGAFNLGAATAVAMLPGEQLAIVALTNGRPQGIPEAITAGFLDTAQHGSPTVDWLAFTEGAFKRIDESEKPEVDYTKAAPAPSPAKANSAYTGTYNNSYYGPLVVLEEGGKLAMRMGPPANPTTFLLTHFDGDTFSFESIGENANGLAGALFAETGGGSSPSVTLDFYDRTGLGTFTR; encoded by the coding sequence ATGAATGATGGTTCCGCTTTCCCGAACCGGCGCACGCTGCTGAAGACAGCCGGGATTGGGGCGGCCAGTGTCGCCGCGTTGCCGCTGCTGTCCGCTTGTACCGGCGCATCGGCAGAGTCTGTATCCTCAGCGACGGCGCCGGCATCCCTGCTCCCGGTCCCGCCGGGACAGATCGAACCACTGCTGGACCGGCGGAAAGTCGACCATGCCCTGGCCCAGCTCGACGGACAGATCCAGTCCGCCATGGAGCACACCGGGCTCCCGGGTATGGCCGTCGCCGTGGTGTATCAGGATGAGGTGGTGTACTCCAAAGGTTTTGGGGTCCGGGAAGTCGGAAAGCCCGAGGAAATTAGTCCTGACACCGTGTTCCAGGTGGCTTCTGTGTCCAAGCCCCTGGCATCCACAGTGGTGGCCGGGCTGGTGGGGCGGGAGGTCATCAACTGGACGGACCCCGTTATCGAACATAACAGGAGCTTCGCGCTCAAGGACGACTACGTCACGCGGAATGCCACCTTTGCTGATCTGCTGTCGCACCGCAGTGGGTTGCGAACAGCCTCGGGTGACCTGCTGGAGGACCTCGGCTTCGACCGGGCGTACATCCTCGGCCACCTCAACCAGGAGCCCCTGGATACGTTCCGGTCCAGCTATAACTACAGCAATTTCGGATACACGGAAGGCGGCCAGGCGGCAGCCGATGCCCTGAAAGTGACTTGGGAGGATCTGGCCGACGAGGTTTTATTCCGGCCTCTGGGCATGTCCGCCAGCAGCTACCGTTACTCGGACTACGAGCGAGCCACAAACAAGGCCACCATTCATGTGCCCCTGGGGAACAAGCAGTGGGCAGCGAAATACCGCCGCAACGCCGATTCCGAGGCTCCGGCCGGGGGTGCGAGTTCGTCGGTGCGGGACCTGGCCCAATGGCTCCGGCTGCAGCTGGGCAACGGCAGTTACGAGGGCAAGCCCGTTATTGATGCGGCTGCCCTCCAAACAAGCCACGTTCCCCATGCGGTCTCCGGGCCGGCTTCGGCTCCCGCTGCGCGCTCGCGTTTCTATGGGCTGGGCTGGAACGTCTCGTACGATGACCAGGCCCGCGTCCAGCTGGGACACTCCGGGGCGTTCAACCTTGGCGCCGCCACCGCCGTCGCCATGCTTCCCGGTGAACAATTGGCCATTGTGGCCCTGACCAACGGGCGCCCGCAGGGGATTCCTGAAGCAATCACCGCCGGCTTCCTGGACACAGCCCAGCACGGATCACCCACGGTGGACTGGCTGGCATTCACTGAAGGCGCCTTCAAGCGCATTGATGAGTCCGAGAAACCTGAGGTCGACTACACCAAAGCTGCGCCTGCCCCTTCCCCTGCCAAGGCAAACAGCGCTTACACGGGCACCTACAACAACTCCTACTATGGCCCGCTCGTGGTCCTCGAAGAGGGCGGAAAACTGGCCATGAGAATGGGACCGCCTGCCAACCCCACGACTTTCCTTCTCACCCATTTCGACGGCGATACCTTCAGCTTTGAGTCCATAGGAGAAAACGCCAACGGCCTTGCCGGTGCGCTGTTTGCGGAAACAGGCGGCGGCTCCTCGCCGAGTGTCACCCTGGACTTCTACGACAGGACCGGGCTGGGGACCTTCACCCGGTGA